A genomic stretch from Pseudomonas sp. MUP55 includes:
- a CDS encoding L-cystine transporter: MNLPLILNLLVFVALLLGLAQTGRTHWSLAKKVLFALVLGVVFGVVLHAIYGAGHPVLKASIGWFDLVGNGYVQLLQMIVIPLVFASILSAVARLHNASSLGKISFLTIGTLLFTTAIAALIGIGLTNLFGLTAEGLVAGTQEMARLQVIQNDYAGKVADLNIPQLLLSFVPANPFADLARAKPTSIISVVIFAAFLGVAALQLLKDDVEKGQKVLNAIDTLQAWVMRLVRLVMKLTPYGVLALMTKVVASSNLQDIIKLGSFVVVSYLALGLMFVVHGLLLSLAGINPLRFFRKVWPVLTFAFTSRSSAASIPLSIEAQTRRLGIPQSIAGFAASFGATIGQNGCAGLYPAMLAVMVAPTVGINPLDPLWIATLVAIVTLSSAGVAGVGGGATFAALIVLPAMGLPVSLVALLISVEPLIDMGRTALNVNGSMTAGAITSQIMGQTDKALLEADEHGQLVS; encoded by the coding sequence ATGAATCTTCCACTGATTCTCAACTTACTGGTGTTCGTGGCCCTGCTGCTGGGCCTGGCACAAACCGGCCGTACCCACTGGAGCCTCGCCAAGAAGGTGTTGTTCGCTTTGGTGCTGGGCGTGGTGTTCGGCGTGGTGCTGCACGCTATCTACGGTGCCGGCCACCCGGTGCTCAAGGCCTCCATCGGCTGGTTCGACCTGGTCGGCAACGGTTATGTGCAGTTGCTGCAAATGATCGTGATCCCGCTGGTGTTCGCCTCGATCCTCAGTGCCGTGGCGCGTCTGCACAATGCCTCGTCCCTGGGCAAGATCAGCTTCCTGACCATCGGCACCCTGCTGTTTACCACCGCGATTGCCGCGCTGATCGGTATCGGCCTGACCAACCTGTTCGGCCTCACCGCCGAAGGCCTGGTGGCCGGCACCCAGGAAATGGCGCGCCTGCAAGTCATCCAGAACGACTACGCGGGCAAGGTCGCCGACCTGAATATCCCACAGTTGCTGCTGTCGTTCGTGCCGGCCAACCCGTTCGCCGACCTGGCTCGGGCCAAACCGACGTCGATCATCAGCGTGGTAATTTTTGCTGCGTTCCTGGGGGTTGCCGCCTTGCAACTGCTCAAGGATGACGTGGAAAAAGGCCAGAAAGTGCTCAACGCCATCGACACCCTGCAAGCCTGGGTGATGCGCCTGGTGCGCCTGGTCATGAAGCTGACCCCGTACGGCGTACTGGCGTTGATGACCAAGGTGGTCGCCAGTTCCAACCTGCAGGACATCATCAAGCTCGGCAGCTTCGTGGTGGTGTCGTACCTGGCACTGGGCCTGATGTTCGTGGTGCACGGCCTGCTGCTGTCGCTGGCCGGCATCAACCCGCTGCGCTTCTTCCGCAAGGTGTGGCCAGTGCTGACATTTGCCTTCACCAGCCGCTCCAGCGCCGCCTCGATTCCTTTGAGCATCGAAGCGCAGACCCGCCGCCTGGGCATCCCGCAGTCCATCGCCGGTTTTGCCGCTTCGTTCGGTGCGACCATCGGCCAGAACGGCTGTGCCGGGCTCTATCCTGCGATGTTGGCGGTGATGGTTGCGCCGACCGTCGGCATCAACCCGCTGGACCCGCTGTGGATCGCGACACTGGTAGCGATTGTGACCCTGAGTTCGGCCGGTGTGGCAGGCGTGGGGGGTGGGGCCACCTTCGCCGCACTGATCGTGCTGCCGGCCATGGGGCTGCCGGTGTCGCTGGTGGCGCTGCTGATTTCCGTGGAGCCGCTGATTGATATGGGCCGCACGGCATTGAACGTGAATGGTTCGATGACGGCGGGGGCGATTACCAGCCAGATCATGGGGCAGACGGATAAAGCGTTGCTCGAGGCCGATGAGCATGGGCAGCTGGTCAGCTGA
- a CDS encoding dihydrofolate reductase → MKKTLPLSLIAALGENRVIGVDNSMPWHLPGDFKYFKATTLGKPIIMGRKTWDSLGRPLPGRLNIVVSRQTDLVLEGAQVFASLEAAVERAEAWALEQGVDELMLIGGAQLYAQGLEHADRLYLTRVALSPEGDAWFPAFDANQWKLVSNVENPAEGDKPAYNFEVWERSSY, encoded by the coding sequence ATGAAAAAGACTCTCCCTTTAAGCCTGATCGCAGCCCTCGGTGAAAACCGTGTGATCGGCGTCGACAACAGCATGCCCTGGCACTTGCCGGGGGATTTCAAATATTTCAAGGCCACCACCCTCGGCAAGCCGATCATCATGGGGCGCAAGACCTGGGATTCCCTGGGCCGACCGTTGCCGGGGCGCCTGAACATCGTGGTCAGCCGTCAAACCGACCTGGTGCTTGAAGGTGCGCAAGTATTTGCGTCACTGGAGGCTGCGGTCGAACGCGCCGAGGCGTGGGCGCTGGAGCAGGGCGTCGATGAGCTGATGCTGATCGGCGGCGCGCAGTTGTATGCGCAGGGGCTAGAGCATGCGGATCGGCTGTATCTGACGCGGGTGGCGTTGAGCCCGGAAGGGGATGCATGGTTTCCGGCGTTTGATGCGAACCAATGGAAGTTGGTGTCGAATGTGGAGAACCCAGCCGAAGGGGATAAACCGGCTTACAACTTTGAAGTCTGGGAGAGGAGCAGCTACTAG
- a CDS encoding DUF2868 domain-containing protein: MTALNPLHTLWLTETVRLREEHAGPLEDLEANRLARAAGGDLPTRIAQRALHLAERDGLTGALSRWLQGARLAVVLLAIVAVVSGAGLAFAALGNGLAPVNVFWALGSLLGLNLILLLSWALGLVFAGEHGASLGRLWLWLSEKLARDAKAAQLAPALLLLLQRQKLNRWAVGVLVHSLWLLALLSALLVLLMLLATRRYGFVWETTILGADTFIAVTQALGTLPALLGFSVPTVEMIRASGDSALNIESARQAWAAWLVGVLLVYGLLPRLILALLCLWRWKRGRAALRLDLNLPGYAQLRERLMPSSERLGVNDAAPEQLHQVAGGISELQSDGALLVAIELDDQRPWPPKLPGTVKDAGILDSRESRNKLLEQLTRFPPSRLAIACDPRRSPDRGSLALIAELARSAAATRVWLLQAPPGQALDAERLGDWHSALQQLELPFADCALLNWLESGHD, from the coding sequence GTGACTGCACTGAACCCGCTGCACACACTTTGGCTGACCGAAACCGTGCGCCTGCGCGAAGAACACGCCGGCCCCCTGGAAGACCTCGAAGCCAATCGCCTGGCCCGTGCGGCCGGTGGCGACCTGCCAACACGCATCGCACAGCGTGCCCTGCACCTGGCCGAACGCGATGGCCTGACCGGCGCCCTCAGCCGCTGGCTGCAAGGCGCGCGCCTGGCCGTGGTGCTGCTGGCGATCGTCGCGGTGGTCAGCGGCGCCGGCCTGGCGTTTGCCGCGCTGGGCAATGGCCTGGCCCCGGTGAATGTGTTCTGGGCCCTGGGCAGTCTGCTCGGTCTGAACCTGATCCTGCTGCTCAGTTGGGCCCTGGGCCTGGTGTTTGCCGGCGAACACGGTGCCAGCCTCGGTCGACTGTGGCTGTGGCTCAGCGAAAAACTCGCGCGCGATGCCAAGGCCGCGCAGCTGGCACCGGCCCTGCTGCTGTTGCTGCAACGCCAGAAACTCAACCGCTGGGCCGTCGGTGTGCTGGTCCACAGCCTGTGGTTGCTGGCGTTGCTCAGCGCCCTGCTGGTTCTGCTGATGCTGCTCGCCACCCGGCGTTACGGCTTTGTGTGGGAAACCACCATCCTCGGTGCGGACACCTTCATCGCTGTCACCCAGGCCCTCGGCACCCTGCCCGCCCTGCTCGGTTTCAGTGTACCGACGGTGGAGATGATCCGCGCCAGCGGCGACTCCGCGCTGAATATCGAAAGCGCCCGCCAGGCCTGGGCTGCGTGGCTGGTGGGGGTGTTGCTGGTGTACGGCCTGCTGCCGCGGCTGATACTCGCGCTGCTGTGCCTGTGGCGCTGGAAACGCGGGCGCGCGGCCTTGCGCCTGGACCTCAACCTGCCCGGCTATGCCCAATTGCGCGAGCGCCTGATGCCGAGCAGCGAACGGTTGGGGGTCAACGATGCGGCGCCGGAACAATTGCACCAGGTGGCTGGCGGCATCAGTGAACTGCAAAGCGACGGCGCACTGCTGGTGGCCATCGAACTGGACGACCAGCGTCCTTGGCCACCCAAACTGCCCGGCACGGTCAAGGATGCCGGCATCCTCGACAGCCGCGAGTCGCGCAACAAACTGCTGGAGCAGCTCACGCGTTTTCCGCCCTCGCGCCTGGCCATTGCCTGCGACCCGCGGCGCTCGCCCGACCGTGGCAGCCTGGCGCTGATCGCCGAGCTGGCGCGCAGTGCGGCGGCGACGCGGGTGTGGCTGCTGCAAGCGCCGCCCGGCCAGGCGCTGGACGCCGAACGCCTGGGCGACTGGCACAGCGCGCTGCAGCAGCTTGAGCTGCCCTTCGCCGACTGTGCACTGTTGAACTGGCTGGAGAGCGGTCATGACTAA